The Artemia franciscana chromosome 2, ASM3288406v1, whole genome shotgun sequence genome segment GAAAAGTTCGttcgactgaaagtaaagagcttcattaaaaaataaaacgaacagaaattataacttATGTTAGTAGGACTGCTTTTGAGCCTCCTTCCCGCGATATTTTCGTCTGACAGTTCAAAACAAAAAGTTGTTTAAAGTATAGTTTTTTTCTGGAGAAATTAGAAGTGAAgataatactttctttgtgtagTAAATGAGTACTTATACTACGACTATAATTAAACGGTTAAGGGTACGGTGGCTAAGGCTTAGGGTCAACTTACGGTGTGATGTCTATGAAAATCAATTATTCGGTCTGAAATTATTTAAACTCTTTCATATTGGTCATACGCTGTAAATACTTTTACAGTATATGTGTTTGATTATTCAACttaataaataatatgaaattaCCATATTTGACTATGTCTTCACATTTTGATAAATCTTTATAAAACATTGTTATATCTTCAATTAAAATTGTCAACTTGTACATTATAATACGCAAAATGACAACAAACAACCAAAAGTTACCGTACAGCATACActaattgtttctttttgaaagatatGTCAAATTATCATGGTTACAGCGGGagttgcaacctagtaaagagcaaaccacagctaatagtaaccaaaagttaaaacacgtgtctaaaaaaaaattaactgctgaaaaaaattgccatctggcGCTGACTCAGGAattgtaactattatttcagCTCATCTGAAAAGTAGAGGTTTATTGCAGAAGAAAATTATGGTGATTTCGAAGAAGTCCGAAACTCCTAGAAAATGGCgtcaaatcaaaatgaaaagtgtaccattggaatcagcatggtcaaAAACCTATTTCAGGGAAATTACAGTCCACCTCCTTTAAGGAAAAACCTCCTCCTTTAAGGTGATTTTCCCAGGAAATCACTTTTATGAATaggtagcactgatctgtcccccgtttttttttccttttttctttttttttcagcaggccTAGCGAGCTACCGGAACATCATAGGTAGATGCTTAATAGCTCactcaaaatttatttctcatatctacgtgtTTTTATAAATTCCGTCATCTGCAAGTAccatatggcactaaaatggcactttttatCCTATTTCTAAAGGGTTGGGGCTAGCAGGCGACCAAAACATCAAAGACAGATTTCTCATAGCTAATATAAGGtatatttctcatttctacGTTTTACCTATTAAATCTACCAACTGCAAGTGCCAAATTCTCACTCAAAATGGCTCTTCTGTTGcgatgtctcaagtggaaaagctggagCTAGTGGGCATCCAGAACTTCTTAGAGAGATATAAATTCCCCCTTTTGAAAGATATTGCTCacatctacgtgctttttatcagTTTTGCCATTCGTAAGTGCCATATAACATTAACAACGGCACTTTTAGTGCCACTTTTTAAGTGGAAAAGATTGAAAGTTTAAAACGGTACCACTGTAATAGTTGTGGTCCAAAACCCTTGACTGGAGTTTTACAAGAATTTTTCCCGTATACTCACCCTCCCAGCCCGCTTAGTTAGTTTTATAAGTCTGTTGGGAGAATTTACAATGAACTGTTTAACattgcaaaatgatttttttaaatatcgaaTTTTCTCAAAAGGTAGAAATTCatagaaaaactaataactgaATCACAAAATTCCAAATGACTAGTCCTTGACGTATCCCTTCCCCTCCTCCTGtttgcaaaacattcattcgTAACATAGGttacaaatagttttattctctctattgaatagtaaaaaaggaaataatatgaataaataaatataacaataagtaatccttctttGAAGATACAACTTTGAGTGGTTCCAGAACAACATTCATACACTTTACCGGCCCATAAGTGGCAAATAGTTGGGGACTGGGGCGTAActtgtttcaaaaatcatttataGTGGACATTTcataattcacaaaaaattaacaaaaacagcgaattagcaaaaaaataatcatatattaGGTAGAAAACTACGATTGGAATGAAAATTCCGGATTATGGAATTGAAATCTTGTCATTCTGATCCTAAGTCTAACGCGCTAGTAACTGAATTACGCCGGCTGATGAGGGCAAACGCTACTCAGAATATTTGCAGGACTGCTACTGTCTTCAAAAATGTTATAGTTCATATTACCAGCAAGGTTTACTGCCAGGTTCTGCACTTCACAATCAGCCACGAGGGAACTGACTAGACGGCAAGCTTTATGAAATTGACATTCTGGTGTACCTTTACGGTAATCGGTGAGTAAATATACTGAGACCACcaaatgattttgaattttgactGCTGTAAAATAGTCACTATTGTGAAAGTGTTCGGGCTTAAGGGCACTTCTAGCAAGAATAGTAGTACTTCCACTCGGCTCACCAGTCCTGGAGTGTCTAGCAGTACGACTTATACGCCGGTAGAAGCAATCATGTTCAACAAACATAGACTGTCGGCAGTGAAAAGGTCCTCTTGTAGGCAGAGAATTTCATTTGTGTCACACATAGTTTGAATTATTGGTAATTTCACTGAGACACCTCATTTAATATTCCATGTTGTAACGCGTAGATTAATGCTCATTTTGGAAGATTCATAAGTTTCTGTGCAACAGGACATGTGTAGCTGTAACAAGGATCGTCAGCCTGGTTCCATAGCGCACACTGCATATTATTTTGACAAGAGGTTTccagtttgtttgaattttCTATCCGCACACAGCGCAAACTGCGAGTAAGAGCTTTACAGTTCTGGTGAATATGTCCGTAAGCTTGGCACTTGTAGCATTGAAGAGGAAGAGGGAGAAACTTCCCAATGCTGGTTCGTTCACACTTGATTATCACTGATAATGAAAAGGCTCCTGACTAGTCTTCTCGACGAGAAAACAGAAGCTCGTAGGAACTAGTTTTGCTGATTAAGAAGACTTTGGTACAGTTAGTTTTCAAGTTCTGCAACTGACCGTCAGTAAAACTATCAGAATTGAAAAGGGCGATTCCATAATAGACTGAGACTTTTAGTTGTCGTCTTAGCAATTGGTCCTTTGATTTGATAGCATCAGCTACAGCAGCAGCTTAATTTTTATCACTTACAATGAGGCGCAAATTATCTTTTCCCGGTCTAAGCTCAGTTATCGCCAATTTTTAGACACCACACAagttatcaataaaaattttgcagtCCCTGGGGTCATTCAGCTCTTTAGGTGGATTCTTGAATATAACGGCAAAAGAGGGTTTGGATGACTGTCTGGGGGTTTGAGACAAAGAAGGTAGGCTAATGGATTGCGCTTCGACAAGACGTAATTATCAAATTTGACACATAGTTCATTAACTTTACGAGTGAGTCTAGCACTCGATTCCTCTACGATAACTAGTATTTCGCCAGGCTCGTACAGCACGAAATGTGGTAGTGGTATATAATTTTCATaacgttttttcaaaaacttaaaacatttcaaaactgttCCAAACATTCCAAGCATTCGTGCAGTTTGCATAATTCTCCAATAATTTATTTGCTTACATTAacgataaaaataagtttttcaactgaaagtaaggtgccaAATCAAAACTTAgaccaaacagaaattattacagatATGAGGGGGggtccccctcgtcaataccttactctttacgctgaagttcaaATTGTGTCTCAatcccttaagaatgactcctcaATCACccaggccatttaattagaatatagaAGCtcctttgaaagtactaaaaaaaactttatcgtaaagagagATGTATTGATGATTGGGAGGCCCTCCTCATATCCATGATAGTTTTTGATCGCTTTTCTGAAGTCTTTGATCGTAATTTCTGAAGTCTttatgttgctcattacttcagctgaaaaacaaaacttttttcttttgaatttaatttctttttgtctttttgtgaTACTTAAAAATTTGGTTTCCTTCCACTGGAAAATTActttctcccatgaaaaataaTTCCTTGGAAAagtcctcccacgtaccccccctcTAACAGTAAAATCTTACCTGAAAATATCTGCATGCTTTTCAATAACTAATACTAAATGTAAACTCCTGATAACTTCATAACTTCCAGTCCTTCCCAGGGAACTGTGGGTGGTTAAaacatcctcaaagacatatttggGAGGTTTTTCAAACCTGCTGGAAAATTTGCagtctcgaaattttgattaggtgactttggggaaaaatgaacgAGGGAGAGgagctagctgccctccaacgtttttggtcacttaaaaagggtactagatttttttttatatatctgatcaaatgagccctctctcgatcttctacgatcactggttcgacatgatcacccctggggaaaaaattaaaataagcgTGTATCCTTGATCTTTTTTCCGACaataaatgcaaaattccacatttttatatatttttaattcttttattgtaTCTATTCTTATAAAGACTGAGCCgaattgctccttacttacagttcgttaccatgacatgtttgattaaattcattATTTAGCCTTGTGATGAACTCACAGTCATTGTTATAAAGTGATCTCTTACTGTTTTTGTGTGCTCTGTCATTTTCGTTTTGTATGAAAACGGGTTTTcaatagataataataataatcaatccTATATCCTTGTATTCGAGAATCTAAACACTTCTATAATAGCTTATCCGGATATCTTTGTATCTTTGTGGATTTTCctcacttttcttcttttttttctctccaaaTTTCTCGTTCCTGTAATAATTTTGATGGCGTCATATGTTTGACCTTAAAGGACTTTCCATTTGTATGAAGCTTAAAATATGTTAACATAATCATTTATCATCCTccttttagttgtttttccttttctttttctaatgtAAACACTAGCAATATCCATTTACAAGCATATTTTAATCTCTTCCTGTTGTTGATTTGGTTTACAATATTTATAATCCAACAATGCGTATTTAACTTAATCCATGATAACTGGGCTAACAATTGCAGTGTTATCTTAAGATTTTTGTTATCTACAGAATAAATCTGTAagcaaattcaaaagaaaacccATAAATTTGACAACAGTTACAAATAAAATTCAGTCATGttgaaatcttttttatttttttccttgttattaAAAGTTGTTTCTGCAAATAAGGCTAATTTTTGTCCGTCAGTTGATGTGCTTTATCCATGCACATGTACTTTAGACAGCTGGGCTGGAGCTGTATTGGAATGCAAAGGCCTTACAGCTTCAGAAGTGACTGTTGTGATGAATAACATACCATCGGATTTCTATTTTTCAATCACACTGACAAATTGTATTTTGGGGGGCGTTGAAGCATCTATTTTTGGTGAAAACTCATTCCAGGAAATTATGATTGATCATGGTGCATTAACCAGCATTAGTGACAGTGCATTTGTCAGATCAGCAAATACATTAGTCACTTTAAAAATAACcaataatgaaaaattaaatgcaTTTCCATTCGAAAGCCTTGCTCAAATAAGTCATCTAGAATACTTATATTTGTCCAACAATAGTTTGGAAAATGCTAACGGTATACCCCCACTTCCAAAACTATGGACGATACATCTGGATGGAAATAAGTTAACCAATTTCCCAATCCTTCCATATTTGCCAGACCTAAGCTggttaaattttcaaaacaattttattgttgaaATCCCTTCTGATATTTTCTTGAATCAACCAAAAATTATGAGCATTTATTTGAATAACAACCGTCTGAGCAATCTATCATTAGGAAGTTTTGTGACGAGATATAGCAATGTAAGAACTATTGATCTCCATGAAAATTGGATAGAAAACATTGAATATGGTACTTTCGGTGAGTTGAATCCAAATTATATTGTACTTTGTTTGCTGAAATAACACTTTTTGTTACTATCTATATAAAAtactacaaaaaacaaatataatataaatacaacGTTTATACAAGTAATTTCGTTAAAtatggattttattttcttttctggtTACTGGATTGATATTTTGTTTGATGTGGTTCCAGAGATTTTACTGAAACGctgcagttttttctaaaagaaaataaataaaataacaaatatcaATATTGCTAAATTTTTTGGCTTATATAGCATTCTTGATTAggtaataaataagaaaaaccaaattttcaacggaaagtaaggagcaacattaaaacttataacaaacaaaatgtattacttatatgaggttGGTCGTCCCCTCATATTAAATACCtgactctttacgctgaaatttggcttttgtcccaattattaaGAAAGACTCCTTATGCACAAGGACCGttcagttggaaaaataagctatTCTAAAGattctaaaaacactttagagtaaagaacaAGGTACTGATGAGAGGGCGACCCCCCTtatttatgtaataatttctgcttgttttaagttttaatgttactctttactttcaatttaaaaagcttgttttttttatttaatttctgatagttttttaactgatgCTGGGTAATTCCatctttatattttcaaatagccAGTAATACAATGCAAGCAATGTACAAATCTCATAGCTTGCAACCCTTCCCCAGGGGGTTGGAGGGGTTcaagtcttcctcaaagacatatttattagatctttcaatcatgctgaagaaaatggttatctcaacaTTTAGATTGGAAAGTTCTGGTTAAGAAAAGGGGTGtgagggggctagctgccctcccaTCTTTTTGGTAACTATAAAAGGGCACAAGAAGTTTTCATATCTGATCAAACGAGTTCTCTcttgatcttctaggatcacttgctcaatatgatcacccctgaaaaaaaaaaaaaaaacaaataaaaacacatacatGACCTTGCTTCTAGCAAAAATTCAAGCACTTTTCTTATAacagaacttgaaacttctacagtagggttctctgatatgattGGTCTCATGATTTGATTTTTCAGggatgtttccctctttttcaaaattaggcaaattatCTCGGGTCTGTAACTTTTCATAGGTAGCATCAAACTTCacgaattttacatatttctaATAAGCGTCAAAGTCTATTCTTTTCATGTATCCATTGTTATCAAGACCCTGTTTCTTACAGTTTTGGCTgctattgagccgcatcactCCTTGCtcacagttcattaccacgaaccgtttggaACTGTAGATATAAGAACCCTTCTTAGTACAAGGATAACATTCGAAAATTCACTATGTTAAAGGGCATCGTACTATTTATGAGCATATACATAGTATTAAATTACAATACataactttaaagttttttcaagaaattaactaattttttatataaaaatgttgTGAAAAGGAGCAAGAAGCAATATGAAGTTCACTTTAACCTGTTTGCACACATAAATAAATCAGTTTTACGACATCATAAGGATATTATTTCTCCTGAATTCATTTCGTttgaaaatatacgtaacttataaactcaACAAAGAAAGAAGCTGGAGATACCCAAATAAAACATTTCCAGCTTCAGTTGGCCAGTTCCGAAGCAACCTGTTCAGTTTGCTAGATCAATATTATGCATCAGAGaattaacttaaaattttctatacATACGGAAGGAAtgaatttaaaatgaagaaaatactgACTAATCGAAATCTGTTAAATATCCCGACACATGAAAAAATCCTTCAATTTCGGATAGTACTTAATTTTTCACGGTTGTAATTCAAGAAAACCGTTGAAATATGTTTCGTTTTGAGCAAAGTGGAAACGACACTTTACTTTTTTGCAGTTTGAACGGTATGTAACCCAATAATAGCATGCATGCATAAGTTCAATTACTTCCACGCCCCAAAAATAGTCATTATTTTGGGAATAATTAATACCGAAGGTGAATTGCAGGGATCCACAGAAGCTACTGAAGCGCATCTTCGAGTCGGGGTGTGAGGCTATCATGGTTCTGCGTCAACACGTTTGTCGTAGGATTGGACAAATTCTGGTTTTCGGCCATAAGCGTAGATTGCCATGAAACGGGCTGAAAACGTCCTGAGATTCGTTGAAATACGATAGGCAGGTACCTAAACAACAGGAGACGATCCCCGAGAAATGCTGGACTGCTGACCTTTAACGTTTGTACGCTAGCAGGCTTCAAAATTGCATCGTTTGAGGAACCCTGACTCCGAATATTTTAAACTCTGCTTATTAGacagaattaaaattaataaattaataaatctcTGCAAAATTAATAAATCTAAAATGCCTCGGAAGGATTCTGCTTAATTATAGCAAAGTACTTATCGAATTTCACCTGGGTCTGAATGCCTTTGTGtggaaaggaaaaattgaatTGTTAAAGTTTACATTCCTGCCTCATTGTTCTTTCCTAGCAAGTTACAAGTAGATCAAAGCTTTTCTCTTCAAAGATTGAAGATAGAGTGAATGCCAAACCAACGCTTGTTGGATTAGCAACAGTCCCTACTGGTTCTCGAAACATACAGAGTAAAATTTGGAGTGACTAAGGTACAAAAAAGTACAGCAGAATCATCTTTTCGATGCAACCTGAGTCAATCCTTAGCTTAGACTTAGTtcaatttcacatttagatTTACgacataaaattaattaatcacGTACCCTAAATTCCGCATTTTAGACCTAAATCGattttgcattaaattgaaactagATCAAGCAATTTACTAAATCAAGACTTAGATCGCATTTGCACTAAATCATAGCTTAGCTTATTTTTACAAAGTGTCTTCAGAATTTCGTAGCTTGGTATTTACTCGTTTGTGAACCCAAGTAGTATCCCGTCTCTGCTTCAGAGCGGTGCCCTATCCCTGTGTGCTTTTGGAGTTATTAGTCCGTCGTATCCATCTAAAAACTTCTTCGATATTTAACATTTTTCCGGAAACAATATATTCTCGGTGGAACTCTTCAATGAGCTTAATAAGAGCCCTATGTATATGATGTTATCATGACTTCCAGTTGATAAAGGAAATTCTTAGAAGTACACGCCATATATTATTTCTAATACATAGCCACGAATACAAGTGGCCAGTACCCCATTGTCTCAGGCAAATCTCTTTTGATATAAAAGAATGAACCTCCAAGTTATTTTCAGGTAAAGTGctgaagttaggttaggttaaaaaggaTGTTTAATAAAGGGAATCTTAACAAGGACTCTAATATACAAGAGGTTTGTGatctaaatatttttgttgcatGTTTAGCGGATGGGGACTATTTCTTATGCAGTTTGGGCTAATCAAATGACATTTACAGTCCCCTTCGGTTAGTTAATTTTATGCATAGTTCTAAAATCACACCTTCTTACTAGTTATTCTACAGCTATTGAAGTCAACCCGTTAAATATTTTGAACCTGAGCCTTCAGGGGACTGtaaagagcaataaaaaaatctaaaaaagagcaTTCACTGCCAAAGTAGCTAAGAAAAATGTGCTATTTCATTTAACATTGCTAGGGCAGTTGCTGGATCGGCAGCAAAAGCATTGACGTCATCCGCGTAGTCTAGTAGGGCTCAGTTCCTTCGCCCAGCACTCTTACAATCGATCTGCAATGCTGGTAGTAGGTTTTCAACAGCTCCACGAATTCAACTGGCATACCGTCCTCCACCATGGATCGCCAAAGATTTACACCGGCTACTAAGTCCAACGCAACCACAAAATAAGGAACATACTAATTATGTGGAGGTTGTAACGTTCGCACTGTTGAAGAATAAGGCGAAGAGTGAAGATCTGGTCAGTGCACCCTCTCCCTCTTCGAAACCCGCACtgattttcacatttttgttcATCTCTTGCTTCTCCAAACCTTTTAAGCATAATAACCGCAAATACTTTGGTAGCCATATCCACGAGCGATATCCCTCGGTAACTGTGGTTGTCGTGTTTGTCCCTCTTTTTAAATACTAGGACTATCACAGACACCTTCCAATCAGACGGGAAAGCCTTCTTCTCCCATATAAGACTGAAAAGGGTTTCTAGCTGCTGCGCTACAACGTGTGATGAGGCCTCGTAAACCTCTCTGTAAGCTTTAAAATCGATGACTGAGGAGCGTAAACGCTGACAGATTAATGTATGGTCAATTTGGAAAGCTGTGGAACCATCATTTGAGCACCAAGTTATCCTTTGAGAGGGTTTGTGTTTGGACAATTATGTTGGTGGTGAAAAAGTTATGAGATCTTACGAACTGCAGTAGTCTATCACCATTGGAGCACCGCTGGCCGCGTGTGGATAGACCAACGATATCGCGAACATTCGGGTCTGTTGGGCCAAAACGAAAGTTCCAGTCACCCAAATTGGAAAGTCTCGTTTAGGGCACTTCCTGTATTGTAATTTCCAGATTAGAGTAGAATGAGTCCTTATCAGCATCCATTGCCACTCTTGTTGGTGCATAGACAGTAATGATAGCAATTTTGGATAATCTTCGTATAATTTGTAGTCTGGCTATTCTCGGGTTCACTGGATCCCAGGCAAGAAGAGCTTTTTGCGCACGGTACCCTATCGTAAAGCCGACTCCGTGGTCATCAGATCCATCATGCGCACCAGAGTTGAGGAATGAGTAAGAGTTGTAGGAGTCACGGACTGGTATGGTTTCTTCAGACACCCCGTTTAATCGTGTCGCTGATAGACAAAGAAGGTCTACTTGGTAACGATTCATTTCCATAGCCATCACCAGCCTTGTTGATTCACGCTTCACGGATCTCACTTTCCAGCCATAGACTCGGAATTCATACTTCTGTAGATTTATTTCGCAGGGAATAGCTCTCACACTTTTCGGTCTCGCCGCTATTACAGAGAGCGAGATCGCGTCGCTTGAAACAGGGTACGCCATAGAAGGTACAATATTTCTTGGAGAGTTCATTTCTTCATAGATGTTTCAAGGGAATTTATTTAACCAACGGGTTAACCTCCCCAATTTATTTAACCTCCCCCATCAACCTCTCCTCCTTTCTCAACCGGGCTTGGGACCGGCTCAACCGATCATAGGATGAACTATTACAAAGGTCGTTCGTCAATGACAAGCTGTGGTCTTGGCGACTGGTTTGTTAACCTTTTACGCTCGGCACTACCTCTGGCTAAAAATGCATTGATCCGGTTGCCTTGGATTTCACATCCTCTACAGTACGTGATTAGGGCGctgataaatttttaaagaaagtgtCTCACAAAATCTCAGGCCCAGTGCTCGATCCCTTGGCAAGTAATTGAAGTTACC includes the following:
- the LOC136040684 gene encoding carboxypeptidase N subunit 2-like — protein: MLKSFLFFSLLLKVVSANKANFCPSVDVLYPCTCTLDSWAGAVLECKGLTASEVTVVMNNIPSDFYFSITLTNCILGGVEASIFGENSFQEIMIDHGALTSISDSAFVRSANTLVTLKITNNEKLNAFPFESLAQISHLEYLYLSNNSLENANGIPPLPKLWTIHLDGNKLTNFPILPYLPDLSWLNFQNNFIVEIPSDIFLNQPKIMSIYLNNNRLSNLSLGSFVTRYSNVRTIDLHENWIENIEYGTFDVWPNTVVNLSHNSLKLLSESVFASQLEIMTDGSGYFDVKGNPLECDCAMEWLIHRQDLLLSVYNGVCTNGIALENLDSSNFHGCN